The sequence TGTTCTACTCCTAAACGGTCCAAACTTAAACCTACTCGGCAAACGAGAGCCAGAAGTTTATGGTTATGCGACATTAAACGATATTATCCATGATCTGCAGCAACAAGCCGATCAAGCAGGAATAGAACTGACACACGTTCAGTCTAATCGTGAATACGAACTCATCGACGCTATCCATAATGCCATGGGAGAGATCGATTTCATTATCATCAACCCAGCCGCATTTACCCACACCAGTGTTGCTCTAAGAGATGCACTACTCGGTGTCAATATTCCGTTTATCGAAATACACCTATCCAACGTACATGCCAGAGAACCATTTCGTCATCACTCCTATCTATCCGATAAAGCGGTTGGAGTGATATGTGGACTCGGGGCACAAGGATACAACTTCGCATTGTCGGCAGCGAAACAACACCTGCAGGCAAAATAAATCTAAGCCATCTCGACGACAGCGAGAGGCCACACACAAGACAAGAGAAGAATCATGGACATTCGCAAAATAAAGAAGTTAATCGAACTAGTAGAAGAGTCTGGAATTGCAGAACTTGAGATTTCTGAAGGTGAAGAATCAGTACGCATCAGCCGTCACGGCAATGCACCTGTTGCACCAATCCAATATGCAGCAGCACCTGCACCTGTAGCAGCGCCAGCTCCTGCAGCAGTAGCTCCTGCGGCAGCACCTGTTGCTGAAGCGCCTGCAGCTCCTGTAGATGCTGGTCATAAAGTTCTTTCTCCAATGGTAGGTACTTTCTACCGTGCTCCTGGTCCAGATACAAAATCATTTGTAGAAGTAGGCCAATCTATTTCTGCTGGCGACACTATCTGTATCGTTGAAGCAATGAAAATGATGAACCAAATTGAAGCCGATAAATCTGGCGTAGTTACTGCAATTCTTGTTGAAGATGGTGCTCCGGTAGAATTCGACCAAGCTCTGATCGTTATCGAATAATAGAGGTCGACATTATGCTAGACAAATTAGTCATCGCGAACCGAGGCGAAATTGCGCTTCGTATTCTTCGCGCATGTAAAGAGCTAGGTATTAAAACCGTAGCCGTTCACTCAACAGCTGACCGTGATCTTAAACACGTTCTACTTGCTGATGAGTCAATCTGTATCGGTCCTGCTCGCGGTATCGACAGCTACCTAAATATCCCACGTATCATTTCAGCAGCAGAAGTTTCTGGTGCTGTAGCGATCCACCCAGGCTATGGTTTCCTTTCTGAAAATGCAGATTTTGCAGAACAAGTAGAAAAATCAGGCTTCATTTTTGTGGGTCCTAAAGCTGAAACCATCCGCATCATGGGTGACAAAGTTGCTGCTATCAACGCAATGAAAAAAGCGGGCGTACCTTGTGTTCCTGGTTCTGACGGCCCTCTTGATGACAACGATGCAACAAACAAAGCTCATGCTAAGCGCATTGGCTTCCCTGTTATCATCAAAGCATCTGGCGGCGGCGGCGGTCGTGGTATGCGTGTAGTTCGCTCTGAAGGTGAACTAGTAGAAGCTATCGCTATGACTCGCGCAGAAGCAAAAGCTGCTTTCAACAACGATATGGTTTACATGGAGAAATACCTAGAAAACCCTCGTCACGTTGAAGTTCAAGTTATTGCTGATGGCCAAGGTGGCGCAATCCACTTAGGCGAACGTGACTGTTCAATGCAACGTCGTCACCAAAAAGTAGTCGAAGAAGCACCAGCACCAGGTATCACTGACGATATGCGTAAGTACATCGGTGAGCGTTGTACTCGTGCTTGTCTTGAAATCAACTACCGCGGTGCAGGTACTTTTGAGTTCCTATACGAAAACGGCGAGTTCTACTTCATTGAAATGAACACCCGTATTCAGGTAGAGCACCCAGTAACTGAAATGGTAACTGGCGTTGACCTAATTAAAGAGCAACTTCGTGTTGCTGCAGGTCAGCCTCTATCATTCACCCAAGATGACATCAAAATTCGCGGCCATGCTGTTGAATGTCGTATCAATGCTGAAGATCCAGAGCGTTTCCTACCTTGCCCAGGCAAAATCGAACGTTTCCATGCTCCAGGTGGTATGGGTGTTCGTTGGGAATCTCACATCTACTCAGGTTACACAGTGCCACCTCATTACGATTCAATGATTGGTAAACTGATCACCTTTGGTGAGAACCGTGATGTTGCTATCGCACGCATGAAAAACGCACTCAGCGAAATGATCATTGAAGGCATTAAAACTAACGTGCCTCTACAACTCGACATCATGAATGACGAGAACTTCCAACATGGTGGTGCAAACATCCACTATCTTGAGAAGAAGCTTGGTCTGCAATAAGTATTAACTAAATACTTAGCGTAATTGAGGGTGTTAGCCAACTATGTTGGCTAACACCCTTTTTCTTTGTATAGATGAAGTTGGTTAAATTTACTGCTAAAATCCACGCCAATTATCAATACGCAGAGTGAACTCCATGCCTTGGATTC is a genomic window of Vibrio neonatus containing:
- the aroQ gene encoding type II 3-dehydroquinate dehydratase is translated as MTTKSRVLLLNGPNLNLLGKREPEVYGYATLNDIIHDLQQQADQAGIELTHVQSNREYELIDAIHNAMGEIDFIIINPAAFTHTSVALRDALLGVNIPFIEIHLSNVHAREPFRHHSYLSDKAVGVICGLGAQGYNFALSAAKQHLQAK
- the accB gene encoding acetyl-CoA carboxylase biotin carboxyl carrier protein — encoded protein: MDIRKIKKLIELVEESGIAELEISEGEESVRISRHGNAPVAPIQYAAAPAPVAAPAPAAVAPAAAPVAEAPAAPVDAGHKVLSPMVGTFYRAPGPDTKSFVEVGQSISAGDTICIVEAMKMMNQIEADKSGVVTAILVEDGAPVEFDQALIVIE
- the accC gene encoding acetyl-CoA carboxylase biotin carboxylase subunit produces the protein MLDKLVIANRGEIALRILRACKELGIKTVAVHSTADRDLKHVLLADESICIGPARGIDSYLNIPRIISAAEVSGAVAIHPGYGFLSENADFAEQVEKSGFIFVGPKAETIRIMGDKVAAINAMKKAGVPCVPGSDGPLDDNDATNKAHAKRIGFPVIIKASGGGGGRGMRVVRSEGELVEAIAMTRAEAKAAFNNDMVYMEKYLENPRHVEVQVIADGQGGAIHLGERDCSMQRRHQKVVEEAPAPGITDDMRKYIGERCTRACLEINYRGAGTFEFLYENGEFYFIEMNTRIQVEHPVTEMVTGVDLIKEQLRVAAGQPLSFTQDDIKIRGHAVECRINAEDPERFLPCPGKIERFHAPGGMGVRWESHIYSGYTVPPHYDSMIGKLITFGENRDVAIARMKNALSEMIIEGIKTNVPLQLDIMNDENFQHGGANIHYLEKKLGLQ